From the genome of Bacteroidota bacterium, one region includes:
- a CDS encoding response regulator: protein MIKRAILCVDDEKMVLDNLLDQLENTFGDTFEYEVAESAEEAWEVIEDLVSDGFEMVLVISDWLMPRVKGDTFLIELHAKYPQTVTIMLTGQAEQDAVLNAKNNANLFAYIQKPWNEEDLMERVNIAFSQLGITV from the coding sequence ATGATTAAACGAGCCATTCTGTGTGTAGATGACGAGAAAATGGTGCTAGACAACCTCCTGGACCAGCTCGAAAACACCTTCGGGGATACATTTGAGTACGAGGTGGCAGAAAGTGCCGAAGAAGCCTGGGAAGTGATAGAGGATCTTGTTTCGGATGGATTTGAGATGGTCCTCGTCATTAGCGACTGGCTGATGCCACGGGTAAAGGGCGATACTTTTCTGATTGAGCTACACGCAAAGTATCCGCAGACAGTAACCATTATGCTCACCGGCCAGGCCGAACAGGACGCGGTACTTAATGCGAAGAACAACGCTAATCTGTTTGCCTATATACAAAAACCCTGGAACGAGGAGGACCTGATGGAACGGGTAAATATAGCCTTTTCACAACTTGGTATTACTGTATAG
- a CDS encoding SpoIIE family protein phosphatase: protein MKKCTILCVDDEKMILDNLEDQIRQRMGEEFDIEIAESGAEALEIMEELEADGRPLAAIISDQMMPVMKGDEFLIEAHRRLPDTPKILLTGQADLEAIQNAINNSKLYRYISKPWEAHDLMMTVEEAARSYLQHIQLLEYNELLRALNRASQEISGEMNLNILVEKLITSTIKNTGAQKGYLVMKRDGELMIEAVSSILEVEASRLKQELVINRSFVTQNILEKINITLNSLDSNYHRMASPISNKGKHIGYVYVESSEQEKYFDRHQREVLEMLASQAAISLENASLYRNLELKNQDILDSIAYARRIQMAIMPQISLLQDAWPRSFVQYKPKAIVSGDFYWFSKKEDHLLVAAVDCTGHGVPGAFMSVMGSNFLNQIVNDYSIYNPDTILRILDSKVRDGLNQYEVKNGYNQDGMDIALISIHLPSRKVQYSGARRPLYLLRDEEIVEFSGTKASIGERREEKEESVAFPAHEFKAKPKDRVYLFSDGFVDQFGGVKGKKFGRKRFQKLLLETGGNSIDAQLHLIDQASIDWQGEQEQTDDILLIGLEF from the coding sequence ATGAAAAAATGCACCATACTGTGTGTAGACGACGAAAAAATGATCCTGGATAATCTGGAGGATCAGATACGGCAGCGCATGGGCGAAGAGTTTGATATAGAAATTGCTGAGAGTGGAGCTGAGGCATTAGAAATAATGGAGGAATTGGAGGCCGATGGGCGGCCACTAGCTGCTATTATTTCCGACCAGATGATGCCCGTAATGAAAGGAGATGAGTTCCTGATAGAGGCGCACCGCAGACTGCCCGATACACCAAAAATCCTGCTGACAGGTCAGGCAGACCTGGAGGCAATACAGAACGCAATAAACAACTCAAAGCTATACCGATACATAAGCAAGCCCTGGGAGGCCCATGACCTGATGATGACGGTAGAGGAGGCTGCGCGCAGCTACCTGCAGCATATACAACTGCTGGAGTACAACGAGCTACTCCGGGCACTCAACCGCGCAAGCCAGGAGATATCCGGAGAAATGAACCTGAACATACTGGTAGAAAAACTGATAACTAGCACCATAAAAAATACCGGTGCGCAGAAGGGCTACCTGGTGATGAAGCGAGACGGCGAACTGATGATAGAGGCCGTAAGCAGTATACTGGAAGTAGAGGCGAGCAGACTAAAGCAAGAGCTTGTTATAAATCGGAGCTTCGTAACACAGAATATCCTGGAAAAAATCAACATCACACTCAACTCTCTAGACTCGAACTACCACAGAATGGCCAGCCCGATATCCAACAAGGGGAAGCATATTGGCTATGTGTATGTAGAGTCGAGCGAGCAGGAGAAATACTTCGACAGACACCAGCGCGAGGTACTGGAGATGCTGGCATCTCAGGCAGCTATTTCGCTGGAAAATGCAAGCCTATACCGAAATCTGGAATTAAAGAATCAGGATATTCTGGATAGCATTGCCTATGCACGCCGGATACAGATGGCTATTATGCCCCAGATTTCCCTGCTGCAAGATGCCTGGCCCAGGTCATTTGTACAGTATAAGCCGAAGGCCATTGTAAGCGGAGATTTCTACTGGTTTTCTAAAAAAGAAGACCATCTTCTTGTAGCAGCAGTAGACTGCACGGGGCATGGCGTTCCGGGTGCTTTTATGAGTGTGATGGGCAGCAATTTTCTGAACCAGATTGTGAATGATTATTCCATCTATAATCCAGACACCATTCTGCGTATTCTTGACAGCAAGGTGAGAGACGGCCTTAATCAATATGAAGTAAAAAACGGATACAATCAGGATGGAATGGATATTGCGCTTATCTCAATCCATCTGCCCAGCAGAAAAGTGCAGTATAGTGGTGCCCGACGCCCTCTTTATTTACTCAGAGACGAAGAAATCGTTGAGTTTTCGGGCACAAAAGCCAGCATAGGAGAAAGACGGGAGGAAAAAGAGGAATCGGTAGCATTTCCGGCACATGAATTCAAGGCCAAACCTAAAGATCGCGTCTATCTGTTTTCAGACGGCTTTGTAGACCAGTTTGGTGGAGTCAAAGGCAAAAAATTTGGACGTAAACGTTTCCAGAAACTACTACTGGAAACGGGCGGCAACAGTATAGATGCCCAACTGCACCTGATAGACCAGGCAAGCATAGACTGGCAGGGCGAGCAGGAGCAGACAGACGATATTCTGCTGATTGGTTTGGAATTTTAG